The sequence CGGAATGCTTAGCAAATGAAGTTATTCAGTAAATTAGAATCGCATGGAGTGTCAGTTGTTGGCTACTTGTATTAGAGTATGTATTCGCGTCAATTGAGGGATCAGGTAAATAGATCAAGATGATCCACAATCTGAGGATTATTACATTTCTCATGGCTACCGGCTCAAAAGAAAGTCTTTAGCCTAATGGGAGACAGACTTGGTCATGCATCTTTTCAAGCACAATGACAACAGGTCTTGGTGGTGTTGGCAGCCGTACATTAACGTAAGAGACATTATTGCTCACGTTAGCTGTTCATTCACAACAACAGACAGCAGTTCACACAACCGCTGGAGGGTTTTGATCTCTTCTGTAAAGAGGCACGTGTCGCAGTGTCGAACACCTCCCGAATACCATCCTTCGTTTTAGCAGAACACTCCAAATAGTCATATGCACCAATGCGCATGGCCATGGCGCGCCCGTCCTCTGTTTTCACTGGTTCCTGTTTCATTCTGGACAGCTCGCTCCTAACATTCTCGTCGTTGCGCAAGTCTCTTTTGTTGGCAACTAAAATAATGGGCACGTTGGGACAAAAGTGCTTTACCTCTGGCACCCATTTCTCGGGGATGTTTTCGAGGGAGTCCGGGCTGTCCACGGAAAAGCACATCAGGATGACATCAGTGTCCGGATAGGATAGCGGGCGAAGGCGATCGTAGTCCTCTTGTCCAGCCGTGTCCCACAGTGCTAGTTGGACTTGCTTGGTGTCCACTTCAATGTCGGCCACATAGTTGTCAAATACAGTTGGCACATAGACCTCAGGAAACTCGTCTTTGCTGAACACAATCAGCAAGCAGGTCTTTCCACAGGCGCCGTCGCCGACTACGACCAGCTTTTTTCGTATCTCT is a genomic window of Oncorhynchus nerka isolate Pitt River linkage group LG24, Oner_Uvic_2.0, whole genome shotgun sequence containing:
- the LOC115107559 gene encoding rho-related GTP-binding protein RhoB-like, which codes for MAEIRKKLVVVGDGACGKTCLLIVFSKDEFPEVYVPTVFDNYVADIEVDTKQVQLALWDTAGQEDYDRLRPLSYPDTDVILMCFSVDSPDSLENIPEKWVPEVKHFCPNVPIILVANKRDLRNDENVRSELSRMKQEPVKTEDGRAMAMRIGAYDYLECSAKTKDGIREVFDTATRASLQKRSKPSSGCVNCCLLL